The DNA sequence AGGGGGTCTGGTCCAAGTTCTGCTGCCTCTGAAAGCGTGGGGAATTCATGCCATCTGCAGGACAGGCCTGAGAGTTTTCTGCAACTCATTCTGTGCCTGATATTAGGGGCAGAATTCAGCGCGCTAAGAACGTCACCTTCTGTTCAAAGAAAATCCAAGTTTCCAGCTCTTGTGCCTGTGAGGTGAGACTTGGAAAACTGTGTGAGTGGGGCCTGGTGAGAAGTCCACAAGAAGGGGGGTGGACGTGGCTGCCCCTCAAAGGTCCTCCCCCTGTGAACTGCAGAAAGGAAGCCTTTGTGTGGAAGGGCAGATTTTGCAAGCCCTGTGGTTGGTGCTGGGCTGAGTTGTTCCCAGGCCAGCTCAGTCACATCAGACCCCCCAGCTTTTTCTGTAGCCGCCTGGGGGCTGTGATGGGAGCCCAAGAGGTCAGTCAGGAGCAAGTACCGGGTCCTTCAGGCTGGTCACAGCAGCAAAGCCTTAGCAAGAGACACAAGCAAGAGGCTCAACTGgcgctggggagaggaggagtcTGTCTGCTGCTGCTCAGGGTTAtctgcaaaggaaggaaggagagatgcTATTAAGGGGGaggcaccttcctcctcctcctcttggacCACAAGACAGATGACTTCTGCAGCTcggcccttccctgcctccatacAAAACATTCCCTTCAAATCTAACTTCTCTGAAGGAAAATTCATGCTTGGGGGGAAAGAGGTTCCTCTCTGCTGTCAGTCATCCTGGAAGCAAAAGTCTGGGCTTCCTCCAAAAgacatgaacccccccccccacacacacatctttctccctccctccctccctccagatgAACTGTAATGGAATCGAATCCCAACCAGCCcccccaggagggctgcagggggtgcCTGCCCCAATTCTGCCCTTGTCCAGGTGAGATGCCTTCTGCCACTGCCAGGCAGATCTAAGCAACTTTCATTATTACATCATACTCAGcacttggggggctgcactcacaAAGGCCCTGCCACTGACCTGCTCTTTGGGAGGAGATTTCTGGCCCCTGCCCTTCTTCCCAcagctctcccctctcccccattgGCACACAGGgcccccccagctgctgccacactgAAAGTGTGAACAAATTGTTGTGCCTGTCAAGGGACTGAAGCGGGACTGCTGTAAACGGGTCTTCAGCCTGCTTCTGAATGCAAGTTCTGAGAAGTgctacagggtgggggaggagctgCTGCCTTCCTGCCCCCCTCAGGGGCTTTCttttggggcaggtgggggggtcGGTGTGGGAAACTGGATGTTGGGGCTAGATgggtcctggacctgatccaggaGCTGGGGGTCTTCCTGGGCTCTGACAAATGGGGGCCAGCCGGAATCTGCCACAGCACCCTGGGGTAGAAAACTGTGTCTgctgctcctggggggggggagcaggtgaAGTGGCCCTCAGCAAGCTCCAGTCTGGGGCCTGAAGGGAACGCAAAGGACTGAGAGAGCTGCGTGGAGATCTGGGCACCCTCAAAGCAGGACCACATCCCTCTGCACTGCACCAGAACCCACacaccccctgtgcacatcagcCCCGAGAGTGACTCACCTGGCACCCCAGCGACGGCCGTCCTCATCCCCCTGCCTGGCCTTGAAGCACAGGATGGTGCCAGCAATGATGCCCAAGATGCCCAGCGCCAGGCCCAGGGCGCAGATCACATTCTCCAGTGTCTCCGGAATGGGAGTGGGCTCCttggagtctggggggggggagagaacagacaGGGAAGGGTCAGCTTGGGCTGTGGGTGCAGAGCCCAGGAGTCCTGCCTGTCTCCTACCCCAGCCTTACTTTCTGCACCAGGGGACCAGAGATCCCTGCCCCACACACTTCTCCTTGGGGCTCTCCTTGCAACCCCATCAGGGGCCCCATAAGCAACACTTGGCTGCTACCCAGTGAAGAACTgactgtggggctgttcttatgcagtcACTGCAGAAAGGCTGTTCTGGGCACAGACTTCTGTACTCCGACTTCCCTTCTTTTccaaaaaacagaaggaaaagacaAGTTGCTGGTTCTTGATGGCTGCAAAGGTGAAGGTGAAGCCAGCAACAGTGGACCAGgagtgcagttggggggggctgGAGAGTGGGGGGGCTGGAGCTCAGGgcttctcctgcagcaggagCGGTGATGTCATTAGACGGAGGGCTCAGGAGTTTCCTCTGCACCTCTTCAAAAGGATCTTAGCTGAAAAGAAGCCTCAAGTTcatcaggaggcaaactgagaaaacTATTTCTTTGGGATATTTTTAACCCATCTTTCAGTGTAAATGCAGCCACTCCAAAAGGCTGGGATCATATGAGCCAGATCTCTCAATGAATCACAATACATTTCAAAgtaggactaagggcccaatcctagccaactttccagcactgacataagggcaaagcaactttgagataagggaacaaacattgccataccttgaggagacctccgtgactgccccccaactgcaggatgcagcacatgccccactggcacagctatgccagtgctagaaagttggtgaggattgcaccctaagtgatgGGAGAAAGAAACAGTCCAAGGAGAAAGTTGACTTTTGGGCCTTGTTGGAGTCTGTCTGAATGGGGCATGGTTACAGCAAGCCCCTCCACCACATGTCCCACCACACCCCTGAAGGGGACTGAGCAGGACTTTAGTGtggctcctcttcttccttcctgggGCTGGCAAAGGCAGAATCAGTCCTGCCACAAGCAGCTGGGCTTCATTCACACACCTTGCTCAGCTCCTGACAGCTTTGCTTTCCTTAGCCAAGAACTGGACTTTCTGTGTTTTCAAAGCACAGAATCAACCCCGTCCTGCTTACACCAGACTTTGCTCAGGCTCTCGGTCAGGCCCCAGTGGTCCACTTTGCAGGCGTAGAAGTCTCCGGCCTTGGGAATGAAGCGCAGGTAGGAGAACTTGCGGAAGGTGCTGTCCGCTTTGGGGTAGAAGTCGGTCTCTTGCACACCCTGGGAAACCACCTCCCCGTTCTTCAGCCACGTGATGTTCAGCACTGGGGGGAAGAACTGGTCCACGAAGCAGATGAGCACGTTGGGGTCTCCCAGTTCCACAGGGTTCTTGAGGTACATTGTTACCGAAGGAGCGACTGCGAAAGAGGAACAAGGTCAGTGCTGATCTCTGCCTGAAgactccttccttccccaccctgccaGCCCTTGATCagagtctccaccccccaccccaggcctTGGAGCCTCTGTGCGGAACTCCCTCCTGCTGTTCCCAGGAGAAGCAGCCAagctgagctggggggggggggaaccagagtCTTGATCCCATAGAAGGAGGTGGGGTGTGGATGCATTTGCAGCACTAACTCTCTGCAGCACTAACATCTTTCCCTTGGGCTGCTGCTTCTGAAGAAACAAACCATGCCTCTGAGCGTACGCAGAGTGGCAGTGGAGTCTCTAGGGTTTGTGTCCATcgccctgccccctgctggtgTTTTGACTATAACTTCTggcagaacagagatatttcaatgtggtttgttccacaCTGGAGGTTCCTGGGACTTTCCCTCCACTGTtctgctttcctctcctccagatCTCTCCAGCTTCgctctttcctttctctctgactctccccatttcgcgcagggctccctggtGTAGGCGGCCTGGGATGTGACCAGCACCCCCGAGTGGGGGGAGGACGGCCCAGCCCCTCTGTACCTTTCTGAGACTGGGACCGGTTGCTGCGCTTCATCATGATCTCCAGGTTGTTCTTGAGGACGGCCAGGTTGCCCAGGGCTCCTTGCGCATCGAAGCTG is a window from the Tiliqua scincoides isolate rTilSci1 chromosome 2, rTilSci1.hap2, whole genome shotgun sequence genome containing:
- the LOC136640493 gene encoding HLA class II histocompatibility antigen, DR alpha chain-like, with protein sequence MGVPAGILPLPLGLLALLALPGAAPLAVEDSFVELDFFQESFPSQKQSGEFLEQHNQEEVFHVDWAGKETVWRLPDFTSFASFDAQGALGNLAVLKNNLEIMMKRSNRSQSQKVAPSVTMYLKNPVELGDPNVLICFVDQFFPPVLNITWLKNGEVVSQGVQETDFYPKADSTFRKFSYLRFIPKAGDFYACKVDHWGLTESLSKVWYSKEPTPIPETLENVICALGLALGILGIIAGTILCFKARQGDEDGRRWGAR